In Pseudomonas abieticivorans, the genomic window CGGCAGTGACGGCGTTCCTCGCTCAAGGCGGCGGCGGCAACATCATCAACCTGGTGTCCACCGCCGGGTTGGGCGGGCATCCGTGGCAGTCGGTGTACAACATTTCCAAGGCCGCCCAGGCCAACATGACCCGCTGCCTGGCCATCGAATACGGCCACCAGGGCATCCGCGTCAACGGCATCTGCCCGACCTACGCGAAAACCGCCCTCACCCGCGCGCTGATGGAGCAACCGGGGTATGTCGATGATTTTGCCGAAACCATTCCGCTCAAGCGCTGGGGCGAAATCGATGACGTGGCCGACCTTGCGGTGTTCCTGGCGTCCGAACGCTCCAGCTATATCCATGGCGACCTGATACGCATCGACGGCGGCGAGACCTTGTCGCGTTATTCGGTGTGATGCGCTCATCACCTTTTCACCTGTCCGCAATGGAACCAAGCCCATGAGTATTTTCAAGCCATTCACCTTCGACACCGTCGCCTCCATCGTCGCCGAATGGGGTGCCGCACGGCGCCTCGGCGAGATCCTCGGCGCCTGGACCGAGTCACGCAACCTGCTGATCGTCACCGACAAGTTCCTGCACACCAACGGCCTGCTGGACGCCGCCAAAGCCTCTTTGCAACAGGCAGGCTTCACTATCAGCGTGTTCGACGATGTGGTCGCCGACCCGCCCGAGTCGGTGCTGCACGACTGCGTCGGCCAGGCGCGCGCCGCCAAGGTGGACCTGGTGCTGGGCCTGGGCGGCGGTTCGTCCCTGGACATCGCCAAGCTCGCCGCCGTGATGATCCCGTCCAACCAGCCGTTGGCCGACCTCTACGGCATCGGCAAGGTCAGGGGCAGCCGCTTGCCCCTGGTGCAAATCCCGACCACCGCCGGCACCGGTTCGGAGGTCACCAACATCACCATCCTGACCACCGGCGAAACCACCAAGATGGGTGTCGTGGCCCAGCAACTGTACGCCGACAAAGTCATCCTCGATGCTGAACTGACCGTTGGCCTGCCGCCGCTGATTACAGCAGCCACCGGCATCGACGCCATGGTTCACGCCATCGAGGCCTACACCAGCCGCCACCGCAAGAACCCGATTTCCGATGCCCTGGCACGCGAAGCACTGCGCCTGTTGGCCGGCAACCTGATCGCCGCCTGCGAAGACGGCAACAACCGCCTGGCACGCGAGGCCATGCTGCTGGGGGCCACCCTGGCCGGACAAGCGTTCGCCAATGCCCCGGTGGCTGCGGTGCATGCGCTGGCCTACCCCTTGGGCGGCCATTACCACATCCCCCATGGCCTCTCCAATGCCCTGATGTTGGGCCCGGTGTTGCGCTTCAACCTGAGTGCGGCCGCGCCCTTGTATGCCGAGCTCGCCGACGTGCTGTTGGGCCCAAGCAACGCCACGGTCACCTCGCGCGCCACCCGT contains:
- a CDS encoding iron-containing alcohol dehydrogenase, with amino-acid sequence MSIFKPFTFDTVASIVAEWGAARRLGEILGAWTESRNLLIVTDKFLHTNGLLDAAKASLQQAGFTISVFDDVVADPPESVLHDCVGQARAAKVDLVLGLGGGSSLDIAKLAAVMIPSNQPLADLYGIGKVRGSRLPLVQIPTTAGTGSEVTNITILTTGETTKMGVVAQQLYADKVILDAELTVGLPPLITAATGIDAMVHAIEAYTSRHRKNPISDALAREALRLLAGNLIAACEDGNNRLAREAMLLGATLAGQAFANAPVAAVHALAYPLGGHYHIPHGLSNALMLGPVLRFNLSAAAPLYAELADVLLGPSNATVTSRATRFVEFMDDLMNRSGAPRRLRDVKVREDSLALLAHDAMKQERLLQNNPVELREADALALYKKAF